The following nucleotide sequence is from Stigmatopora nigra isolate UIUO_SnigA chromosome 20, RoL_Snig_1.1, whole genome shotgun sequence.
ATGGAGGCCGGCCGCTGGGACGAGGCCAACGGCGAGAAGCAGCGGTTGGAGGAGAAGCAGCGCCTGGCCCGCCGCGAGCGCGAGAGGGAGGCCCTGGGTCAGCGGGCCTCCGGTCGCCGCGAAGAAGGTGGGTGGCTCGGGGAGTGCTCCGGTCTCGGGGAGGGGGGGGCCTCCGCTCCTCCCGGGATTTTGGCGCCGGTTAGGGGAGGGGGGGCTTCCACAAATTTAATTCTCTTTTCAAAAGCTGCCCATGAGGATTGGATGACGGATCCGTCCTTAAAAAGCAAGTACTCCTCTTTGCCTCGTTGTCACGCAATCATGGGATGGGCACCcgtccctccatccctccctcgtCTGGCTCTTttactttcttcttcttttcttttcctcccTCGGCTGACTCTGGGCCTTTTTTGCTCTCCCTCAGGCGGACCTCACGACCTCTACAAGGCGCTCTGGTTCGAGCGGGGCCAGGACCCCGTGGCGGGGGAGCAGGTCCACGTCTACAAAGGCGGCTACTGGGAAGCCAAGGAGCGCGGCTGCTGGGAAGGATGCCCGGATATATTTTGAGCGCGCCCCGCCTGAAAGAGCGGCGGCCGGCCGTAGCTTCTCTGTTCTAAGAGACCTCCGGGACAGCGGCGCTTCCTTCCACGCTCATCTCTCAATGGTGGCCTTCATGAAGACAATGTTCCACTTCCTCTGATTCTTTGTGTCTTAATGGTGTCATTGTCGCTCGCTGTGCGACACagtgtttttgtgtgcgtgCCTGCGCACGTTTGTACGTACGTACAGGGTGGAGAGGCCCTTCTCCATTTCAACTGTGATTaaagacggcggcggcggcggcggtggcggcgccgCCACGTGGCTCTTCCTCGCCTTAGACCACCCGTGCTCACTTGGAGCCAGCCACAAGACCGAATGCTCAGGTTTTGGTGTCGTCGGAAGTCCCAGAGAGTCGCCGTCGCCGATTCCACGCCGATCCTCGCCAGTTTGGCCTTTGTTCCACGTGACGTGGGGCGACGGAGGTGAGATAGCCCGAATCGCTTCCCCGATCTAAGTCGAATGACAATATGAAGTGATTATTATTTTCTGTTCAAAAAGAGAAATCCTTGTTTTACGGtgtgaaaaataaacatgtttaaagGAAATGCAGTGCTGATTCAAAAAgagataaatatatatgcaagcacatttgacaccaaaaaaagttgttgttgttttttgttttgtttgaaagtGTACTTAAGACAAATCATGAAAACGTTtgatttttataaatgtatccTCCGGTGAGGCATTTTTCTGTCGTTGCGTGTCACCAAAAAAAgggagatgatgatgatgctgtCTGTGCTCAATGGAGACGGGAGACAAAACATTGTTAGCAATTTTCTATCCGAGACGTTGACATCTTTAATAAAAGCTGTCGTGTCAAACTAATGTCGCTGTCCTACTTTACTGCCCGTCGGATGAAAGTCAGCAGCAAGAAGCAAGACAAAGGTTTGACGTCTGTCCTCGTCATAAGCAGCGAAAGTCTTTAGGCCATGTTGCAAACAAAAactggaaaatgttttgaaatccCCTTGGCGGGGACACTTTCCAGATGTTGACGCTCGATCTCGGTTGCCAGGGCGACAGACATTGGTGGGGAGGAGGCTCGAGCTGCCATGGTAACGAAGGCGGTGACAGAAACGACGCGTATTGATGACGCAAGACTCCCGTCGATTCCCGTCGCAATTCAGGAAGACAGCAAAACCAGACGCGCCGTCCCTCTACGTCTCACGGTAGCCACAACAAACCGACCGAGGTGAGCTCAAAAGTTCGATGAAAACACTTCGTAGAGCGCTAGAAACTTTTCACCACTCGGCACCCCTTTTTATCATTCCGAATAACGCAACAACACATGTGTCGCCGTGAGAAATAGCGTCTTCCCTCAAGCACGTCAAGCAACCGTTGAGTAGGGGGTTAGCTCACGTAGCAATGACGGCTAGCCAGTGTGACTCCAACGTTCAAAATGCAATCTCGGTGCTTTACTTAAGGTGAAGCCCCAAGGCTTGACGCTTATCTGACTTGAACTTTCTTCCAGGCCCGTCTCCTTTCCTTACCTTTCTTTGGGGCCAATTCCTTGTGCCGTGGCCGAGTGACAGCTGACCATGGACTATGCAGGCGGCACTCTACCTGGAGTATCCTCCAGGGTGGTCAGGAGGCAGAAAAGCAGGTGGGCTACCGTCAAGGAAGGCCCTGGAATGCTTCTCAAACGCTAAATGGGCTGGCGGGATATTCCTTGTGCGCACGTAGGATCTCGCTCAAAGCGGCGCACACCCCGGACAAGTCGGCGCACAGTCTTTCCCGGGAAGACGTTGCAAAGTGAGTGGGCGAGCCCGTTCCTTTGCTCCCGTCGGTCTCCTTCAAAGGCCTTCCGCCTTGGCCGCAGGTTCATCAACAGTCGCAAACAGAACATCTGCGTGGGGCTGCTTCAACACGGCTTCCACAGGTAGAAGGCGGGTGGAGGGTCGAGGGTGGAGGAGGGACCGGGGCCGGCcgcccgctcgctcgctcgctcgctcgccagACCTCTGGCTTTGTGTTCCAGGTCCTTCTCGGAGCTCTTCCTATTACTGCGTTTGGATCAGGAGCGCAGGGAGGGGGCGGAGATCAACTCGGCGCTCAGTCTTCAGACGCCGCTGGAGGAGCAGCACGCCAAAGTCGAGAGCATCGGCCTCCACCTGAGTCGCGCCGAACGCGCGCAGCGGGAGGGTGAGGCCGGCGGCGTGGCGGGTCGGGTCGGGTCGGGCCGGGCCACCGGGGGTCCCACCCCCTCGACGGGCCGGGCCACCGGGGGTCACACCCCCTCGACGGGCCGGGGCCACCGGGGGTCCCACCCCCTCGACGGGCCGGGGCCACCGGGGGTCCCACCCGCTCAACCGGCCGACCCCCCGCCACAGGTCAGTGGCCGGCGGCGTACGAGCAACGTCTGCATTTGGGCGCCTACTTCACGCGAGAGTCGGAAGACCTGTGGCTCAGCTTGCACTTCTACCACACCTGCACGGACGCCCACGAAGACGGCTGCGGCAGGCACGCCACCGAGGGACGCGCCTGCTTGGCCGAGCTCTACCTGCAGCAAGGTAAGCACGCTCTCCTTTCCACCTCCGGGCCCGTCCCTGGACGAGAGCGCCGTCCATCCGTTTGGGGGGAGGGGCTTGCGGCCCGTGATAACCacccgtggcggcggcggcggcccatGTTCACCACCCCACGCCCAGGTCAACTGGACAAGGCGAGGGAGCAGGCCGAGCTGTGCGTGCGGATGGCCGACGAAGGGCGCTGGCAGGACTCGTCCGGTCGCTTCCTTCCCCGCCGGTCCCGCGAGAGCCTGTGGTCCATCTACAGCCGGCAGGCCGACAAGGCCGACGACCCCTACGAGGCCCTGGAGCTCCTCCACAAAGGCTACGCCACCGCCACCGAGTGTAAGTCGGTGGGAAGGCACGGGAAGGCATGGGAAGGCATGGGAAGGTTTGCCGGTTAAAACGACCCCTTGTCCCGTGGCAGCGGAAAACAAACACATCGAAGGGGAAGCCGCCTATCAGCTGGGACTGGCCTATTACAGCGTGGCCAACTACGACACCTCTGAACAGGTGTGTTTCCGTGGGTGCGTGCGTGCGTTCACGTAGGTCAGTCAAGAGTCCATCTTTGTGtttctgtttattttgtctgtttttttgcagtacCTCAACACCTCCATGCAAATCTGCAGTTCTACGGAGGATTTTGACGGCCTGGGCAAGGCCTACAAGGCCGTGGCCAAGTTAAGCGAGAGGTACGCTGACAAACGCGCCCTACCGTGTTAGCAAGCGCCTGGTTTTACTCCTCGCAACTTTTGAGCCAACCAGCGTGACTCCGCTTCCCTTTCAGCAAGGGGAACATCACCCCCACCATCCAGCTTTTGGAGACTTTGGTGGAGATCTCCCGGAGTAAGAGCCTGCATCACCACCTGGTGGATGCCTGCCTGTGCCTGGGTCACGTCTACACCAACAAAGTAAGCCCCCCTCCCCCAACACCGGCCAACAAACACCCGCCCACCCTCTCGTAACCGTCCGCTTCGCCGTGACGGCCTCCCAGAGGCAGTACGACCGAGCTCGCGAGAGCTTGCTTCAAGGTTACAGCGTGGCCTGCGACATCGGCGACGTCTCCCTGGTGCAGAAGGCGCAGGTAAGGTGCGGGCGGGGAAGCCGCCGTGGCTCGCCGTGGCTCGCCGTGGCTCGCCGTGGCTCGCCGTGCCCCCGTGGCTCGGCACGCCCCCACCCACCTCCCGTCTTCCCCAGGTGTCTCTGGCTAGCGCTCACACCCGTTGCATCGTGGGCAAGTACACGGCCGACGTGGAGGCCACGGGACCCGACGCCCTGACGCGACTGCTGGCCTGGAAAGTGTCGAGGGGACTGGACGACGACTGCGACAACTCCGGAGTGTGCGACTACTGATTTGGACTTTGGGTCATCCGTGATATGCACACGGCGCTCCCGGTCCTGTTCCAGCTGACGCTGTAGATCAGGTCCGGGTGGGCGTCCGCCAGTCGGTACACCGGCTGACAGCCATGGTGTTTGGTCCCTGCCGCCAAGTCAAATATTTGGACGTGCTTTGTCTTCCCGATGCCGAATAAACACGGAAGTGCATTTTGACACTACTAGTATATAATGGCCAGTATTTGTCATTGGAGTGGTTCAACGGGAGCCGAGTGGCCAATGCGCGTTCAAGCCACAGGATGGCGGTATTGTGCTGGAAAAGTCGCGAATCCGTCCAGCCCCAACGAGAAGAAGACGAAAAGGAAAAGGGACAAACAGAAGGAGGAGGACTAAGCCCGACCACTTCTTGCCCCCACTGCACCGAACCTTGGTCAAGCGGACTTTCTAAAGGCCGGCGAAAAGACACCCGTGGTACGGTGCAGTGCGCCGGGCTTTTGGGCGGAAGTAGCCGGCCCAGTAACATGGGTCTGCTGGCCATCATACGGAAGGAATGGTTCCTCATCGGCATCGTGCTGGTCATTCTGTCGGCGAAAGCGCAGCCCAGTATCGGCGTTAAAGGAGGTGAGAGCGCCGGGTCGCCTTATTTTGACGTAGGCAAAGTTGGCGACAACACCGTGGCACTGTCGCCCGTAAGAAACGGGTTGTTGTCAAGTTCGATCGCGCGCACGTCCCGACGACGACAGGTAAAGGCGAGTGTGTTTCCTAGAGAAGCCGGAGGTGACACGTTGCACGTCCCGCGCTTGAGTAAACACGGCTAACGCTCGTACCTCGGGCACCTCGCCAAAAGCACTTCACCTCGGGCACTTCCCTAACCCGTTTGTGCCCCTCTCAAGGACCGCTGAAGCCAGAGATCACCGTCTCGTACGTGGCCGTGTCGCTGATCTTCTTCAACAGCGGCCTCTCGCTGAAAACCGAGGTCAGGTGATGCCAAGGTAGGCTCTTAGGCCGCTGCCGGGCGAGCCCCTGTTGAAAATGCTCTCCGGGTGCCCGCCAGGACCTGACCGGCGCCTTGCTGCACGTCCGCCTGCACCTCTTCGTTCAGTCCTTCACGCTGCTCTTCTTCCCGCTCACCGTTTGGTTGCTGGTCCGAGTCCTGGCGCTGACCGCCGTCGACCAGTGGTTGCTGAAAGGGTGAGACGCGCCGTCGGGACGCGCCGTCGGGACGCGCCGTCGGGACGCGCCGTCGGGACGCGCCGTCGGGACGCGCCGTCGGGACGCGCCGTCGGGACGCGCCGTCGGGACGCGCCCACGGGCCGCCATTACGGGGCATGAGCCGCCCGCCCGTGTGCTTGCCCAGGTTACAGACGGTGAGCTGCATGCCGCCTCCCGTCTCCTCGGCCGTCATTCTCACCAAAGCCGTCGGGGGGAACGAGGTAAGAGGccggccggggggggggggtggccgCGCGTCTCGCCCACTCACCCGCCCTTTGTGTCGCCAGGCGGCCGCCGTCTTCAACTCTGCGCTGGGGAGCTTCTTGGTAAGCCGGCTTCGGGCGGGCCCCGGACGGAGCGCCGCCCCGTCCGTCCTGGGCGGTCCGCCCGAGCCTCGTCTGACGGCGCTCTCGTTACGCAGGGGATCGTGGTGACGCCCACGCTGCTGCTGCTCTTCGTAAGTCCGAGCCCCCACCCCAAGGAAAAAGGCCTCCGCCCGACTAGGTCCCGAGAGTGCGCTTTAAAAGTGCTCCGCCCCCCTCCCCCAGCTGGGCTCCTCGTCCTCGGTGGCCTTCGGCTCCATCTTCTATCAGCTCTCGGTCACGGTGGCGGCGCCGCTGGTCGCGGGTCAGGTGAGTCGGCGGGATCCGGGGCGGCGCGCCGGGGGTCTGACGGCGTGGCGACCACCCCCCCTTTGGCAGCTCTGCCGGCGCTTCCTGAAGGAGTGGCTGGAGCGTAGGAAGCCGCCGTTTGGCGCCCTCAGCAGCGGCGTCCTCCTGGCCATCATCTACAGCACCTTCTGCGACACCTTCAGCAATCCCAGCATGGAGTTGGAGCCGGCCAGCTTGCTGGCCGTCGTCCTGATCGGTGAGTGGGAAACGCCCGTGTCTTTGTGTTGGCAGCCCCCCCCCGCCCCGCCATTGACCAACTGTACCGCACTGCactctctttttctttcagtCTTCTCCATCCAGATCGCTTTCATGCTACTCACCTTTGGATTTTCCAGCAGGTAAACAAAGCGGCCCTCTCTAAGTTAAGAGTTAAGGGCCGTTAGAGCGGCCGGCAGCTCATTTTGGGCGGCGCTCGTCGCAACCGACTTTGTCCGCAGGGCCGGCTCGGGATTCAGTCCCGGCGACACGGTGGCCATCGTCTTCTGCTCCACGCACAAATCGCTGACGCTAGGTAAGTGAGCGCGCCCCGCCACTCGGCGGCGAGGCATTGAGGCCCGTGTGACGGCGCCCAGGGATCCCCATGCTGAAGATCGTGTTTGCGGGCTACGAGCGCCTGTCGCTGCTCTCGGTGCCGCTGCTGGTGTACCACCCGGCGCAGATCCTGCTGGGTTCCCTGCTGGTGCCGACCATCCGCGGCTGGATGACCGCTCGGCAAAAGGTGAGCCGGacgacgcggcggcggcggcggcggctcatTCCGGAGCAGACTCCCGGTCCCGATTTCGGCTTTTGGCGCTCGACTCTTGCGCGTCTCTCCTTCCAGCTCCTGAAAACGAGCAGCCCGCAGCCCGTCTGAAACCGACGCCCCGTTCCCCCCAAACCCGACCGACAACGTGCctcacggcggcggcggcggcggtccgGCCGACGGAGCGCCGCCCGGGACCGCCCGCCTCCTTGGCCCTGCGCACTCTgcgcaaaaaaaacgaaaaaaaacccagaacatTCAACTTGTATATTTGACAACAGAAGCGGAGGTATGTTTTCCATGGAGTGCTGCTGGGACCAAGGTTTTCTTTGGATTTGCTTTTATTACTCTTTTCTAAGCGCCGATGGCAAATGGCAACAATTTGTTACGAGAGTCTAGATTTTTAGTTGAACCTTTAAAGTTGAATGGAAATCGCCAAGAGCGTgctggccttttttttcatcttggcTGCTCCAAGCCGAATGGTTTTTGAAGCTTAACAAAATGGAAGCCGCCGTCGTGGCCGTCCCccccgccaccaccgccgccgccccctAGCGGCCAGTCAGTCTCCCGGCGCCGCCAGCACGTCGTACTCGGCCAGAAGCACCAAGCTGTTCTCCCGAATGCGGCGCACTCGGACCAGGTCGCCGCATTCCTGCACGTGGACCGTGGCTCGCTCTCCCCTGCCGTAATggcgctctcgctcgctcagCGTCACCCGGGTGCGCTTTCCGCAGGACCGTCTGCAGGCGTAGCGCAGGCCCGCCGCCAGCGCCATCCCCAGGCCGGCCGCGCCccccagcagcgtggccagctCCCCGGAGCTGCGCCCGCCCCCCGAGGGGAGGCGGGCGCCCGGCTCTCGCTTCCGCCCTCCCGTAAAGTCGGACCGGAGTCGGCGCTCGGAGTTTGCGGAGGGTTCGGGACGCCCGGCCCCCCGAAAGGCTCCCGCCCCAGGGGAGGTGGCGGGAGAGCCGGTGGGACCCGAGGCGGGAGTTAGGCAGTGGGCGCTCGGGGAAGGTGCGGTGGGCCGAAGGGAGGGGGGCGGCGCCGGTGACCCGGTACGGAGCGCTCCGAGGGCTTCGTCTTCAGGCCTTGCCAGAAGAGTCGGCGAGAAGACGCCTTCCCCGGCTCTCTGCCACGCGGACGTCGGGTCCGAGGCCGCCACGGCGTTCTCCGGGGCTCCCGGCGATTCCGAGGGGGGCCGCGGACGAGGGGGTGCCGTGGTTTGGAGCGGGGCGACGGGCCACTCGGGCCCGTCGGACTCCTCGCTAGCCCGACCCACGCTCGAGTTAAGTGTTTTCCCCGCAGGAGTCGGGACGCCGCTGCCGCCGAGCTCTCGGTGGCGAGAGGCGGCTGGAAAGACTGCAGATAAGAGGTAGGGGCCACTGGTCACGACTATGTTGCTTGGatccatttgttgttgtttttacctGAAATGGCAGGAAATGGGTCTCCGGCGAGGGCGGCTCTCGTGCCGTCCTCTCCCGTCCAGGGAGCGGGGCTCCCGTCTCGCACCACGGCCGACCTGATGCCCGACCAGTAGACAAAGTAGGAGCGCACCACCGTGATGCTGGCGAGCCAAAGAAAAGTGCCTTTGGCCGAGCCGCCGTGCAAAATGAGCCGCTCACTAGTGCAAGAAGAGCCACTCACTAGAAGCGCACGTCTCCGGCCGGCGCCCGGGGCGCCCTCCAGGCAAAGGACAGGTTGCGCTTGGGCTGTTTGTCCGAGTGGGTCAGCGTGTCGCCCTCCGAAAGGCAGCGCAGCGCGTGGGTGCCCGGCGGGGCCCGGGGCCAGGAGCCGCCCGCCGGGACCGGCCCCTCGTCGCCCGCTCCGGTCTCCTCCCCGTGGCGGGCCTGCAGCAGGAAGCCCATGAAGTCCCGGGAGCTCCGGACGGTGACTGGGGACGAGAAATGGCGGCAAGATCGGAGCCTGGCTTCCGCCCACCCCCGACGGCCGCCTACAAAAACCCACCCCACCTACCCGTGACCAGCTGTCCGGGCCGATAGGAGCGCGCCGACGCCCGGACGGTGACCGGACTCCGCCGCGGCTCCTGGGGTCGCACCCGGATGTGACCCGGACTCAAAGTCCGGCAGGCGCCGGGACCGGCGCCGTGGGAGAAGGCCCTCGCGGGCGCGACCAGCTGGCACCAGATGGCGGCCGTGGTGGCCCAGAGTAGCCAGCGAGGCTCCATCTCGGGAGGGAATCGAGGAGTCCGTCCGGCTGGCGCCGTCGGCTTCTCTTTGGCCGGGGGTCTCTGGCGGGGCCGCCACCCGATTGCTTGACGCCTTGTGATGCGGACTGAAATTGGGCCCCCCGTCCCCCCAGCTTGGCTATTTGTAGAGGATTAAGAGCAGCGGAGCCACCCCCGCCCGGCACGCCAACAGGATGTACGCCAGCTGCGAGCGGCTCGTTCCAGGATGTCCCGGGCGTTGGGAGGGGAACCGGGACCCCCCACCCGCCTCACCCAGGTCTGTGACGAGCCATCCCAAAACTATCATTGCCCATTATTTGTGTGGCACTGACCACGACGGGCCTTCTATAgtattaatatttgaaatactttttgttGACAAGCAGGGTTCATGGAGTTCAAAGGGGATTGGACCTCTATCGGCCGTCCATGGCAGCCGAGCACTTTGACCTACTCGTCCCTCCAgcgtgctctctctctctctcacacactcacgAGCGCGTGAgcaagagggagggagggagggagggagggatggaggaagAGCaagcgtgagagagagagagaaataggaGGCGGAAAGCTCCATCTGCCCTGCTCAGTGACCGAcccgtcgtcctcctcctcctcctcctttcagCCGGGAACGAGACACCTCCCGGCGGCTTTGGCTTCTTCTCTGTTGCCGTCGTCCTCCAGCGCCGCCCCCGTCCGTCTCTATTTCCACCGCCACTGTTGAAAAGTGACCAGGAGAGCTCAGAGGAGGAACGAGgaggagtaggaggaggaggaggtaaaAGACAATTGGCTTCTGATAAGATGGGTGATCTATATATAGGCTGTGCCCCGGACTGCAGCATCTCCATCGTCGTCGCCGCcttcgccgccaccgccacatGCCCTCTCGCTCCGGGTAAGTCACGCCGGGGGAGGGGGCCGGCCGAGTTGCCCCCAATCTTTGCCGGGATGGGATGGGGGAGCCGGCGGGGTTTGGCCGTTGGTCCGCTCGACGGGATCGTGACCCGGAGCGGATGACTCCAAAGGTCGCCTTCCGTTCGGCCCACTTACGTAGGCGTCAGCGGTGGAAAGGGGGGGGGCGCAAAAAGTGTGGCTGGGGTGGGGCTCGGCTTGGACACTCGGTGCTTTTTGCCCACTGGGCGCTTGACACCtgcccttcctccctccctccctccctccctccctccctcccgctaCTAGCTGGAACGGAACAGATCCCGGCTAACCCAATGGGGCGTgcgagctctctctctctctctcccacgcCGGGGACTCGGTGTGACTCGGTGTGTCAGCCATGTTGCGGcggggaaagaaggaaggaagagaggaagtgagaaagagagagggagagaggcgGGGGTCTCCGCGCGCTCCACTGGTACCGGGGGAGGATGGATGGCGGAATGGGGTCAGCGCCGGGTTCACAGTGGAATCACTCGGCTGCCGCTGCACCAATTCGGCTACATGAAGAGAATTGACAGACGGAGACACGGACTTTCTTCTTTCCATGTCAGTGGGGGGGGGCTAATGTCATGTACTTGCAGGGCAATTTGGGATGACTAAGGTCAGGGCAGGACAGGATACAGACTG
It contains:
- the slc10a7 gene encoding sodium/bile acid cotransporter 7 isoform X2 is translated as MAVLCWKSRESVQPQREEDEKEKGQTEGGGLSPTTSCPHCTEPWSSGLSKGRRKDTRGTVQCAGLLGGSSRPSNMGLLAIIRKEWFLIGIVLVILSAKAQPSIGVKGGPLKPEITVSYVAVSLIFFNSGLSLKTEVR
- the slc10a7 gene encoding sodium/bile acid cotransporter 7 isoform X1, which codes for MAVLCWKSRESVQPQREEDEKEKGQTEGGGLSPTTSCPHCTEPWSSGLSKGRRKDTRGTVQCAGLLGGSSRPSNMGLLAIIRKEWFLIGIVLVILSAKAQPSIGVKGGPLKPEITVSYVAVSLIFFNSGLSLKTEDLTGALLHVRLHLFVQSFTLLFFPLTVWLLVRVLALTAVDQWLLKGLQTVSCMPPPVSSAVILTKAVGGNEAAAVFNSALGSFLGIVVTPTLLLLFLGSSSSVAFGSIFYQLSVTVAAPLVAGQLCRRFLKEWLERRKPPFGALSSGVLLAIIYSTFCDTFSNPSMELEPASLLAVVLIVFSIQIAFMLLTFGFSSRAGSGFSPGDTVAIVFCSTHKSLTLGIPMLKIVFAGYERLSLLSVPLLVYHPAQILLGSLLVPTIRGWMTARQKLLKTSSPQPV
- the LOC144213783 gene encoding uncharacterized protein LOC144213783, with amino-acid sequence MEPRWLLWATTAAIWCQLVAPARAFSHGAGPGACRTLSPGHIRVRPQEPRRSPVTVRASARSYRPGQLVTVTVRSSRDFMGFLLQARHGEETGAGDEGPVPAGGSWPRAPPGTHALRCLSEGDTLTHSDKQPKRNLSFAWRAPRAPAGDVRFYITVVRSYFVYWSGIRSAVVRDGSPAPWTGEDGTRAALAGDPFPAISVFPAASRHRELGGSGVPTPAGKTLNSSVGRASEESDGPEWPVAPLQTTAPPRPRPPSESPGAPENAVAASDPTSAWQRAGEGVFSPTLLARPEDEALGALRTGSPAPPPSLRPTAPSPSAHCLTPASGPTGSPATSPGAGAFRGAGRPEPSANSERRLRSDFTGGRKREPGARLPSGGGRSSGELATLLGGAAGLGMALAAGLRYACRRSCGKRTRVTLSERERHYGRGERATVHVQECGDLVRVRRIRENSLVLLAEYDVLAAPGD
- the ttc29 gene encoding tetratricopeptide repeat protein 29, coding for MDYAGGTLPGVSSRVVRRQKSRISLKAAHTPDKSAHSLSREDVAKFINSRKQNICVGLLQHGFHRSFSELFLLLRLDQERREGAEINSALSLQTPLEEQHAKVESIGLHLSRAERAQREGQWPAAYEQRLHLGAYFTRESEDLWLSLHFYHTCTDAHEDGCGRHATEGRACLAELYLQQGQLDKAREQAELCVRMADEGRWQDSSGRFLPRRSRESLWSIYSRQADKADDPYEALELLHKGYATATESENKHIEGEAAYQLGLAYYSVANYDTSEQYLNTSMQICSSTEDFDGLGKAYKAVAKLSESKGNITPTIQLLETLVEISRSKSLHHHLVDACLCLGHVYTNKRQYDRARESLLQGYSVACDIGDVSLVQKAQVSLASAHTRCIVGKYTADVEATGPDALTRLLAWKVSRGLDDDCDNSGVCDY